In the genome of Amaranthus tricolor cultivar Red isolate AtriRed21 chromosome 15, ASM2621246v1, whole genome shotgun sequence, one region contains:
- the LOC130801928 gene encoding thioredoxin H2 — translation MGGILSSLLGGGEAMAAESAEGSSESRVHTFHSANRWLLHFNEIKDSNQLLVVDFAASWCGPCKFMEPAVNAMSNKFSDVEFAKIDVDELPDVAREFEVQAMPTFLLMKKGSVVDKVVGAKKDELERKITQHRSS, via the exons ATGGGGGGAATATTGTCATCTTTGCTCGGTGGAGGAGAAGCTATGGCGGCCGAATCGGCTGAAGGATCTTCGGAATCTCGCGTACATACTTTCCATTCAGCTAACAGATGGTTGCTTCATTTCAATGAAATCAAAGATTCTAACCAACTG TTGGTGGTGGATTTTGCTGCTTCTTGGTGTGGACCGTGCAAGTTCATGGAGCCTGCTGTTAACGCCATGTCTAACAAGTTTTCTGATGTTGAATTCGCCAAAATTGACGTCGATGAATTGCCC GACGTGGCACGAGAATTTGAGGTGCAAGCAATGCCAACATTCCTTTTGATGAAGAAGGGGAGTGTAGTGGACAAAGTGGTTGGTGCTAAAAAGGATGAGTTGGAGAGGAAGATTACCCAGCACAGATCATCCTAA
- the LOC130801929 gene encoding ATPase 4, plasma membrane-type isoform X1, whose protein sequence is MGDSNPKDSMEAILKEAVDLENVSLEEVFEQLRCNREGLTSADAEERLRIFGPNKLEEKEESKFLKFLGFMHNPLSWVMEAAAIMAIALANGGGKSPDWQDFIGIITLLLINSTISYIEETNAGNAAAALMARLAPKSKVLRDGKWSEQDAATLVPGDIISIKLGDIIPADARLLEGDPLKIDQSALTGESLPVTKHPGDGVYSGSTCKQGEIEAVVIATGVHTFFGKAAHLVDSTNQTGHFQKVLTAIGNFCICSIAVGMLIEIIVMYPIQHRQYRVGIDNLLVLLIGGIPIAMPTVLSVTMAIGSHRLSQQGAITKRMTAIEEMAGMDVLCSDKTGTLTLNKLTVDKNLVEVFVKGINADTVVLMAARASRIENQDAIDAAIVGTLADPKEARAGIQEVHFLPFNPNDKRTALTYIDSDGKMHRVSKGAPEQILNLAHNKSELERRVHAVIAKYAERGLRSLAVAYQEVPNGKKESPGGPWQFIGLLPLFDPPRHDSADTIRRALDLGVNVKMITGDQLAIAMETGRRLGMGTNMYPAAALLGQDKDESLAALPVDELIEKADGFAGVFPEHKYEIVKRLQALKHICGMTGDGVNDAPALKKADIGIAVADATDAARSASDIVLTEPGLSVIISAVLTSRAIFQRMKNYTIYAVSITIRIVLGFMLLALIWQFDFPPFMVLIIAILNDGTIMTISKDRVKPSPQPDSWKLSEIFTIGIVLGSYLAMMTVIFFWAAYKTDFFPRTFKVSTLEKTAHDDFRKLASAIYLQVSIISQALIFVTRSRSWSFVERPGLLLVTAFIVAQLIATLIAVYANWSFAAIEGIGWGWAGVIWLYNLVIYFPLDIIKFIVRYALTGKAWDLLIEQRIAFTRQKDFGKEARELKWAHAQRTLHGLHPPETKMFTDRSHVSELNQMAEEAKRRAEIARLRELHTLKGHVESVIKLKGLDIGAIQQAYTV, encoded by the exons ATGGGTGACTCCAACCCCAAGGATTCAATGGAAGCTATTTTAAAGGAAGCTGTAGACTTG GAGAATGTTTCTTTAGAAGAGGTATTTGAACAATTAAGGTGTAATAGAGAGGGCTTGACATCTGCGGATGCTGAAGAAAGACTTCGAATTTTCGGACCCAACAAGCTTGAAGAGAAGGAG GAAAGCAAGTTTCTGAAGTTCCTGGGGTTCATGCATAACCCTCTTTCATGGGTGATGGAAGCTGCAGCAATCATGGCTATAGCTCTTGCTAATGGAGGA GGGAAATCTCCTGATTGGCAGGATTTCATTGGGATTATTACTCTCTTGCTCATCAATTCAACAATTAGCTATATAGAAGAGACAAATGCTGGTAATGCTGCGGCAGCTCTGATGGCCCGTCTTGCTCCCAAATCTAAG GTACTTCGTGATGGAAAGTGGAGTGAGCAGGATGCGGCTACTCTTGTTCCAGGTGATATCATTTCTATTAAACTTGGTGACATAATCCCTGCTGATGCTCGTCTCTTGGAGGGTGATCCCTTAAAGATTGATCAG TCTGCACTGACTGGTGAGTCACTACCTGTGACCAAACACCCCGGTGATGGTGTCTATTCAGGCTCTACATGCAAACAAGGAGAGATTGAAGCCGTGGTCATTGCAACGGGTGTGCATACATTCTTTGGCAAGGCTGCTCATCTTGTAGATTCCACAAACCAAACTGGGCACTTCCAGAAG GTCTTGACTGCTATAGGAAACTTCTGTATTTGCTCTATTGCGGTGGGAATGCTCATAGAGATCATAGTTATGTACCCAATTCAGCACCGTCAATATCGAGTAGGAATTGATAACCTATTGGTGCTTCTCATTGGTGGAATACCCATCGCCATGCCAACAGTTTTGTCGGTTACTATGGCTATAGGTTCCCATAGGTTATCTCAACAG GGTGCAATCACAAAGAGAATGACAGCCATAGAGGAAATGGCCGGGATGGATGTGCTTTGCAGTGACAAAACTGGAACTCTGACATTGAATAAGCTGACTGTTGACAAAAACCTTGTGGAG GTTTTTGTCAAAGGAATCAATGCAGATACAGTGGTGCTAATGGCAGCCCGAGCTTCTCGAATTGAGAACCAAGATGCAATTGATGCTGCTATAGTCGGGACGCTGGCTGATCCTAAGGAG GCCCGGGCAGGCATTCAAGAAGTTCACTTCCTTCCTTTTAATCCAAATGATAAGCGAACAGCTCTGACATACATTGACAGTGATGGAAAAATGCACAGAGTTAGCAAAGGTGCACCAGAGCAG ATCTTGAATCTTGCCCATAATAAATCGGAGCTAGAACGCAGAGTTCATGCGGTGATAGCTAAGTATGCAGAACGAGGATTAAGATCTCTTGCTGTGGCATATCAG GAGGTTCCGAATGGTAAAAAAGAAAGTCCTGGAGGTCCATGGCAGTTTATCGGCCTTTTACCTCTTTTTGACCCACCTCGACATGATAGTGCAGACACCATAAGAAGGGCACTTGACCTTGGCGTGAATGTGAAAATGATTACCG GTGACCAATTGGCAATCGCCATGGAAACGGGGCGTCGATTGGGGATGGGTACCAATATGTATCCTGCAGCAGCATTGCTTGGACAGGACAAGGATGAATCTCTTGCTGCTCTACCTGTTGATGAGCTAATTGAGAAAGCTGATGGCTTTGCTGGTGTTTTTCCTG AACATAAATATGAGATTGTGAAACGTTTGCAAGCACTAAAGCATATATGTGGAATGACCGGTGATGGAGTTAATGATGCTCCTGCCCTCAAAAAAGCTGACATCGGAATAGCTGTTGCTGATGCAACTGATGCAGCTCGTAGTGCTTCTGACATTGTCTTGACCGAACCTGGGCTTAGTGTTATCATAAGTGCTGTCTTGACAAGTAGAGCAATCTTCCAGAGGATGAAGAATTACACT ATATATGCAGTTTCTATAACCATTCGTATTGTG TTGGGGTTTATGCTACTGGCTCTCATATGGCAGTTTGACTTTCCACCCTTCATGGTGCTAATCATTGCCATCCTCAATGATG GTACAATCATGACAATATCAAAAGATCGAGTTAAACCTTCCCCCCAGCCAGACAGTTGGAAGTTGTCAGAGATATTTACCATAGGAATTGTTCTTGGTAGCTACTTAGCGATGATGACCGTCATTTTCTTCTGGGCTGCATATAAAACAGATTTTTTTCCT CGCACATTCAAAGTGTCAACACTTGAAAAAACAGCTCATGATGACTTCAGGAAGCTGGCCTCAGCCATATATCTGCAAGTAAGCATCATTAGTCAAGCGCTGATTTTTGTTACTCGCTCCAGAAGCTGGTCTTTTGTTGAGCGCCCAGGTCTTCTGTTGGTGACTGCTTTTATTGTTGCTCAACTG ATTGCGACTCTGATTGCTGTATATGCGAATTGGAGTTTTGCTGCCATAGAAGGAATTGGATGGGGTTGGGCTGGTGTAATTTGGCTTTACAACCTTGTCATCTATTTCCCCCTTGATATTATCAAATTCATTGTTCGGTATGCTCTTACCGGAAAGGCATGGGATCTTCTCATTGAGCAGAGA ATTGCCTTCACAAGACAAAAAGACTTCGGTAAAGAAGCCAGAGAACTCAAATGGGCTCATGCTCAGAGGACGCTCCATGGGCTGCATCCACCTGAAACTAAGATGTTTACTGACCGAAGCCATGTTTCAGAGCTTAACCAAATGGCTGAAGAGGCAAAGAGAAGAGCTGAAATTGCAAG GCTTCGGGAGCTGCATACTCTAAAAGGACATGTAGAGTCGGTGATAAAGCTGAAAGGTCTTGATATTGGTGCAATCCAACAAGCATACACCGTGTAA
- the LOC130801929 gene encoding ATPase 4, plasma membrane-type isoform X2 — MARLAPKSKVLRDGKWSEQDAATLVPGDIISIKLGDIIPADARLLEGDPLKIDQSALTGESLPVTKHPGDGVYSGSTCKQGEIEAVVIATGVHTFFGKAAHLVDSTNQTGHFQKVLTAIGNFCICSIAVGMLIEIIVMYPIQHRQYRVGIDNLLVLLIGGIPIAMPTVLSVTMAIGSHRLSQQGAITKRMTAIEEMAGMDVLCSDKTGTLTLNKLTVDKNLVEVFVKGINADTVVLMAARASRIENQDAIDAAIVGTLADPKEARAGIQEVHFLPFNPNDKRTALTYIDSDGKMHRVSKGAPEQILNLAHNKSELERRVHAVIAKYAERGLRSLAVAYQEVPNGKKESPGGPWQFIGLLPLFDPPRHDSADTIRRALDLGVNVKMITGDQLAIAMETGRRLGMGTNMYPAAALLGQDKDESLAALPVDELIEKADGFAGVFPEHKYEIVKRLQALKHICGMTGDGVNDAPALKKADIGIAVADATDAARSASDIVLTEPGLSVIISAVLTSRAIFQRMKNYTIYAVSITIRIVLGFMLLALIWQFDFPPFMVLIIAILNDGTIMTISKDRVKPSPQPDSWKLSEIFTIGIVLGSYLAMMTVIFFWAAYKTDFFPRTFKVSTLEKTAHDDFRKLASAIYLQVSIISQALIFVTRSRSWSFVERPGLLLVTAFIVAQLIATLIAVYANWSFAAIEGIGWGWAGVIWLYNLVIYFPLDIIKFIVRYALTGKAWDLLIEQRIAFTRQKDFGKEARELKWAHAQRTLHGLHPPETKMFTDRSHVSELNQMAEEAKRRAEIARLRELHTLKGHVESVIKLKGLDIGAIQQAYTV; from the exons ATGGCCCGTCTTGCTCCCAAATCTAAG GTACTTCGTGATGGAAAGTGGAGTGAGCAGGATGCGGCTACTCTTGTTCCAGGTGATATCATTTCTATTAAACTTGGTGACATAATCCCTGCTGATGCTCGTCTCTTGGAGGGTGATCCCTTAAAGATTGATCAG TCTGCACTGACTGGTGAGTCACTACCTGTGACCAAACACCCCGGTGATGGTGTCTATTCAGGCTCTACATGCAAACAAGGAGAGATTGAAGCCGTGGTCATTGCAACGGGTGTGCATACATTCTTTGGCAAGGCTGCTCATCTTGTAGATTCCACAAACCAAACTGGGCACTTCCAGAAG GTCTTGACTGCTATAGGAAACTTCTGTATTTGCTCTATTGCGGTGGGAATGCTCATAGAGATCATAGTTATGTACCCAATTCAGCACCGTCAATATCGAGTAGGAATTGATAACCTATTGGTGCTTCTCATTGGTGGAATACCCATCGCCATGCCAACAGTTTTGTCGGTTACTATGGCTATAGGTTCCCATAGGTTATCTCAACAG GGTGCAATCACAAAGAGAATGACAGCCATAGAGGAAATGGCCGGGATGGATGTGCTTTGCAGTGACAAAACTGGAACTCTGACATTGAATAAGCTGACTGTTGACAAAAACCTTGTGGAG GTTTTTGTCAAAGGAATCAATGCAGATACAGTGGTGCTAATGGCAGCCCGAGCTTCTCGAATTGAGAACCAAGATGCAATTGATGCTGCTATAGTCGGGACGCTGGCTGATCCTAAGGAG GCCCGGGCAGGCATTCAAGAAGTTCACTTCCTTCCTTTTAATCCAAATGATAAGCGAACAGCTCTGACATACATTGACAGTGATGGAAAAATGCACAGAGTTAGCAAAGGTGCACCAGAGCAG ATCTTGAATCTTGCCCATAATAAATCGGAGCTAGAACGCAGAGTTCATGCGGTGATAGCTAAGTATGCAGAACGAGGATTAAGATCTCTTGCTGTGGCATATCAG GAGGTTCCGAATGGTAAAAAAGAAAGTCCTGGAGGTCCATGGCAGTTTATCGGCCTTTTACCTCTTTTTGACCCACCTCGACATGATAGTGCAGACACCATAAGAAGGGCACTTGACCTTGGCGTGAATGTGAAAATGATTACCG GTGACCAATTGGCAATCGCCATGGAAACGGGGCGTCGATTGGGGATGGGTACCAATATGTATCCTGCAGCAGCATTGCTTGGACAGGACAAGGATGAATCTCTTGCTGCTCTACCTGTTGATGAGCTAATTGAGAAAGCTGATGGCTTTGCTGGTGTTTTTCCTG AACATAAATATGAGATTGTGAAACGTTTGCAAGCACTAAAGCATATATGTGGAATGACCGGTGATGGAGTTAATGATGCTCCTGCCCTCAAAAAAGCTGACATCGGAATAGCTGTTGCTGATGCAACTGATGCAGCTCGTAGTGCTTCTGACATTGTCTTGACCGAACCTGGGCTTAGTGTTATCATAAGTGCTGTCTTGACAAGTAGAGCAATCTTCCAGAGGATGAAGAATTACACT ATATATGCAGTTTCTATAACCATTCGTATTGTG TTGGGGTTTATGCTACTGGCTCTCATATGGCAGTTTGACTTTCCACCCTTCATGGTGCTAATCATTGCCATCCTCAATGATG GTACAATCATGACAATATCAAAAGATCGAGTTAAACCTTCCCCCCAGCCAGACAGTTGGAAGTTGTCAGAGATATTTACCATAGGAATTGTTCTTGGTAGCTACTTAGCGATGATGACCGTCATTTTCTTCTGGGCTGCATATAAAACAGATTTTTTTCCT CGCACATTCAAAGTGTCAACACTTGAAAAAACAGCTCATGATGACTTCAGGAAGCTGGCCTCAGCCATATATCTGCAAGTAAGCATCATTAGTCAAGCGCTGATTTTTGTTACTCGCTCCAGAAGCTGGTCTTTTGTTGAGCGCCCAGGTCTTCTGTTGGTGACTGCTTTTATTGTTGCTCAACTG ATTGCGACTCTGATTGCTGTATATGCGAATTGGAGTTTTGCTGCCATAGAAGGAATTGGATGGGGTTGGGCTGGTGTAATTTGGCTTTACAACCTTGTCATCTATTTCCCCCTTGATATTATCAAATTCATTGTTCGGTATGCTCTTACCGGAAAGGCATGGGATCTTCTCATTGAGCAGAGA ATTGCCTTCACAAGACAAAAAGACTTCGGTAAAGAAGCCAGAGAACTCAAATGGGCTCATGCTCAGAGGACGCTCCATGGGCTGCATCCACCTGAAACTAAGATGTTTACTGACCGAAGCCATGTTTCAGAGCTTAACCAAATGGCTGAAGAGGCAAAGAGAAGAGCTGAAATTGCAAG GCTTCGGGAGCTGCATACTCTAAAAGGACATGTAGAGTCGGTGATAAAGCTGAAAGGTCTTGATATTGGTGCAATCCAACAAGCATACACCGTGTAA
- the LOC130801929 gene encoding plasma membrane ATPase 2 isoform X3, with product MSMRIIEHFLWMEKMIMVLTAIGNFCICSIAVGMLIEIIVMYPIQHRQYRVGIDNLLVLLIGGIPIAMPTVLSVTMAIGSHRLSQQGAITKRMTAIEEMAGMDVLCSDKTGTLTLNKLTVDKNLVEVFVKGINADTVVLMAARASRIENQDAIDAAIVGTLADPKEARAGIQEVHFLPFNPNDKRTALTYIDSDGKMHRVSKGAPEQILNLAHNKSELERRVHAVIAKYAERGLRSLAVAYQEVPNGKKESPGGPWQFIGLLPLFDPPRHDSADTIRRALDLGVNVKMITGDQLAIAMETGRRLGMGTNMYPAAALLGQDKDESLAALPVDELIEKADGFAGVFPEHKYEIVKRLQALKHICGMTGDGVNDAPALKKADIGIAVADATDAARSASDIVLTEPGLSVIISAVLTSRAIFQRMKNYTIYAVSITIRIVLGFMLLALIWQFDFPPFMVLIIAILNDGTIMTISKDRVKPSPQPDSWKLSEIFTIGIVLGSYLAMMTVIFFWAAYKTDFFPRTFKVSTLEKTAHDDFRKLASAIYLQVSIISQALIFVTRSRSWSFVERPGLLLVTAFIVAQLIATLIAVYANWSFAAIEGIGWGWAGVIWLYNLVIYFPLDIIKFIVRYALTGKAWDLLIEQRIAFTRQKDFGKEARELKWAHAQRTLHGLHPPETKMFTDRSHVSELNQMAEEAKRRAEIARLRELHTLKGHVESVIKLKGLDIGAIQQAYTV from the exons ATGAGTATGAGGATTATAGAGCACTTCTTATGGATGGAGAAGATGATTATG GTCTTGACTGCTATAGGAAACTTCTGTATTTGCTCTATTGCGGTGGGAATGCTCATAGAGATCATAGTTATGTACCCAATTCAGCACCGTCAATATCGAGTAGGAATTGATAACCTATTGGTGCTTCTCATTGGTGGAATACCCATCGCCATGCCAACAGTTTTGTCGGTTACTATGGCTATAGGTTCCCATAGGTTATCTCAACAG GGTGCAATCACAAAGAGAATGACAGCCATAGAGGAAATGGCCGGGATGGATGTGCTTTGCAGTGACAAAACTGGAACTCTGACATTGAATAAGCTGACTGTTGACAAAAACCTTGTGGAG GTTTTTGTCAAAGGAATCAATGCAGATACAGTGGTGCTAATGGCAGCCCGAGCTTCTCGAATTGAGAACCAAGATGCAATTGATGCTGCTATAGTCGGGACGCTGGCTGATCCTAAGGAG GCCCGGGCAGGCATTCAAGAAGTTCACTTCCTTCCTTTTAATCCAAATGATAAGCGAACAGCTCTGACATACATTGACAGTGATGGAAAAATGCACAGAGTTAGCAAAGGTGCACCAGAGCAG ATCTTGAATCTTGCCCATAATAAATCGGAGCTAGAACGCAGAGTTCATGCGGTGATAGCTAAGTATGCAGAACGAGGATTAAGATCTCTTGCTGTGGCATATCAG GAGGTTCCGAATGGTAAAAAAGAAAGTCCTGGAGGTCCATGGCAGTTTATCGGCCTTTTACCTCTTTTTGACCCACCTCGACATGATAGTGCAGACACCATAAGAAGGGCACTTGACCTTGGCGTGAATGTGAAAATGATTACCG GTGACCAATTGGCAATCGCCATGGAAACGGGGCGTCGATTGGGGATGGGTACCAATATGTATCCTGCAGCAGCATTGCTTGGACAGGACAAGGATGAATCTCTTGCTGCTCTACCTGTTGATGAGCTAATTGAGAAAGCTGATGGCTTTGCTGGTGTTTTTCCTG AACATAAATATGAGATTGTGAAACGTTTGCAAGCACTAAAGCATATATGTGGAATGACCGGTGATGGAGTTAATGATGCTCCTGCCCTCAAAAAAGCTGACATCGGAATAGCTGTTGCTGATGCAACTGATGCAGCTCGTAGTGCTTCTGACATTGTCTTGACCGAACCTGGGCTTAGTGTTATCATAAGTGCTGTCTTGACAAGTAGAGCAATCTTCCAGAGGATGAAGAATTACACT ATATATGCAGTTTCTATAACCATTCGTATTGTG TTGGGGTTTATGCTACTGGCTCTCATATGGCAGTTTGACTTTCCACCCTTCATGGTGCTAATCATTGCCATCCTCAATGATG GTACAATCATGACAATATCAAAAGATCGAGTTAAACCTTCCCCCCAGCCAGACAGTTGGAAGTTGTCAGAGATATTTACCATAGGAATTGTTCTTGGTAGCTACTTAGCGATGATGACCGTCATTTTCTTCTGGGCTGCATATAAAACAGATTTTTTTCCT CGCACATTCAAAGTGTCAACACTTGAAAAAACAGCTCATGATGACTTCAGGAAGCTGGCCTCAGCCATATATCTGCAAGTAAGCATCATTAGTCAAGCGCTGATTTTTGTTACTCGCTCCAGAAGCTGGTCTTTTGTTGAGCGCCCAGGTCTTCTGTTGGTGACTGCTTTTATTGTTGCTCAACTG ATTGCGACTCTGATTGCTGTATATGCGAATTGGAGTTTTGCTGCCATAGAAGGAATTGGATGGGGTTGGGCTGGTGTAATTTGGCTTTACAACCTTGTCATCTATTTCCCCCTTGATATTATCAAATTCATTGTTCGGTATGCTCTTACCGGAAAGGCATGGGATCTTCTCATTGAGCAGAGA ATTGCCTTCACAAGACAAAAAGACTTCGGTAAAGAAGCCAGAGAACTCAAATGGGCTCATGCTCAGAGGACGCTCCATGGGCTGCATCCACCTGAAACTAAGATGTTTACTGACCGAAGCCATGTTTCAGAGCTTAACCAAATGGCTGAAGAGGCAAAGAGAAGAGCTGAAATTGCAAG GCTTCGGGAGCTGCATACTCTAAAAGGACATGTAGAGTCGGTGATAAAGCTGAAAGGTCTTGATATTGGTGCAATCCAACAAGCATACACCGTGTAA